The following coding sequences are from one Halobacteria archaeon AArc-dxtr1 window:
- a CDS encoding sulfatase-like hydrolase/transferase: MADTSSKDDARPNVLFVLTDQERYDCTAPDGPPVETPTMDRLSAEGMRFSRAVTPISICTSARASLLTGLFPHAHGMLNNSHEADAIRPNLSPELPTFSKVLSEAGYELTYTGKWHVGRDQTPEEFGFSYLGGSDTHHDDIDEAFREYREELGVHPDEIDLADEIYTDGDPETGTLVAAETPVDVEETRAYFLAERTVDAIEAHAEGGDGSGTGGEVAAGDGGGAAAGGGQPFFHRADFYGPHHPYVVPEPYASMYDPDEIGPWESYAETFDGKPRVHEAFLSYRSVEGFDWDTWSEAVAKYWGFVSLIDDQLGRILDALERTGLAEETVVVHAADHGDFAGAHRQFNKGPLMYDDTYRIPLQVRWPGVVEPGTVCEAPVHLHDLAPTFLEIGGSEVPASFQTRSLRPLLENSGEAPADWPESTFSQYHGEEFGLYTQRMVRTERYKFVYNGPDVNELYDLERDPAELQNLVDHPEYEGVRRELQDQLVEWMETTDDPNRKWVPGTFD, from the coding sequence ATGGCCGACACCTCCTCGAAAGACGACGCCCGTCCAAACGTGCTGTTCGTCCTCACCGATCAGGAGCGCTACGACTGCACCGCCCCCGACGGGCCGCCGGTCGAGACGCCCACGATGGATCGGCTCTCCGCCGAGGGGATGCGCTTTTCGCGGGCGGTGACGCCGATCAGTATCTGTACGAGCGCGCGGGCCTCGCTGCTGACGGGCCTGTTTCCTCATGCCCACGGGATGCTCAACAACAGCCACGAGGCGGACGCGATCCGGCCGAACCTGTCTCCGGAGCTGCCGACGTTCTCCAAGGTGCTTTCGGAGGCGGGCTACGAGCTGACCTACACCGGCAAGTGGCACGTCGGCCGCGACCAGACGCCCGAAGAGTTCGGCTTCTCGTATCTCGGCGGCAGCGACACACACCACGACGACATCGACGAGGCGTTCCGGGAGTATCGCGAGGAGCTCGGCGTTCATCCCGACGAGATCGATCTCGCAGACGAGATCTACACCGACGGCGACCCCGAGACGGGGACGCTGGTAGCCGCCGAGACGCCCGTCGACGTCGAGGAGACCAGAGCGTACTTCCTCGCCGAACGGACGGTCGACGCGATCGAAGCCCATGCAGAAGGGGGCGACGGTTCGGGAACCGGCGGCGAGGTGGCCGCGGGCGACGGCGGCGGCGCGGCCGCTGGCGGCGGCCAGCCCTTCTTCCACCGGGCAGACTTCTACGGTCCTCACCACCCCTACGTCGTCCCCGAACCCTACGCCTCGATGTACGACCCCGACGAGATCGGTCCCTGGGAGAGCTACGCCGAGACGTTCGACGGAAAGCCCCGCGTCCACGAGGCGTTTCTCTCCTACCGCAGCGTCGAGGGCTTCGACTGGGACACCTGGTCCGAGGCGGTCGCGAAGTACTGGGGATTCGTCTCCCTGATCGACGACCAGCTCGGGCGCATTCTGGATGCGTTGGAGCGGACCGGGCTCGCTGAGGAGACCGTCGTTGTCCACGCTGCCGATCACGGCGACTTCGCGGGGGCCCACCGCCAGTTCAACAAAGGGCCGCTGATGTACGACGACACCTATCGGATCCCGCTGCAGGTCCGCTGGCCCGGCGTCGTCGAACCCGGAACCGTTTGCGAAGCGCCGGTGCACCTCCACGACCTGGCGCCGACCTTCCTCGAGATCGGCGGGTCGGAGGTGCCGGCGTCGTTCCAGACGCGGAGCCTTCGCCCACTATTGGAGAACAGCGGCGAAGCGCCCGCAGACTGGCCGGAAAGCACGTTCTCGCAGTACCACGGCGAGGAGTTCGGGCTCTACACCCAACGGATGGTCCGCACCGAACGGTACAAGTTCGTCTACAACGGCCCCGACGTGAACGAGCTGTACGATCTCGAGCGCGATCCCGCGGAGCTACAGAACCTGGTCGACCACCCCGAGTACGAGGGCGTCCGCCGGGAGCTACAGGACCAACTCGTCGAGTGGATGGAGACCACGGACGATCCGAACCGGAAGTGGGTGCCGGGAACGTTCGACTGA
- a CDS encoding DNA-binding protein, translating to MSGSPDDEKLEELRQKKLEQLQERAESPQDEGAQEAAQQQAEAQKQALLRQHLTDDARKRLNTVKMSKPEFGEQVEQQVVALARSGRIQGTIDDAKMKQLLQELKPESKSFDIKRR from the coding sequence ATGAGTGGCTCACCAGACGACGAGAAACTCGAGGAGCTCCGACAGAAGAAACTGGAGCAACTCCAGGAGCGCGCCGAGTCACCACAGGACGAGGGCGCTCAGGAGGCCGCCCAGCAGCAAGCTGAGGCCCAGAAGCAGGCCCTGCTCCGCCAGCACCTGACCGACGACGCCCGCAAGCGACTCAACACGGTCAAGATGAGCAAGCCGGAGTTCGGCGAGCAGGTCGAACAGCAGGTCGTCGCGCTGGCCCGCAGCGGTCGGATCCAGGGAACGATCGACGATGCGAAGATGAAGCAGCTGCTCCAGGAACTCAAACCCGAGTCCAAGAGCTTCGACATCAAGCGGCGCTGA
- a CDS encoding alpha hydrolase, giving the protein MRLGLLYSGGKDSTLAALLLERFYDVTLVTAHFGVTDDWKHARETAISAGFAFDRLELDPAVAREAAEQIRTDGYPRNGVQQVHLHALERVAEAGYDAVADGTRRDDRVPSVSRAQAQSLEDRHGIEYIAPLSGFGRGAVDRLVERTLDVTVGPSEEITRADYEAEIRSIIAAEDGPEAIGDLFPDHEQTHVTGVRRS; this is encoded by the coding sequence ATGCGGCTCGGACTGCTCTACAGCGGCGGAAAGGACTCGACGCTCGCGGCGCTGCTGCTCGAGCGCTTCTACGACGTCACCCTCGTGACGGCGCACTTCGGCGTCACCGACGACTGGAAACACGCCAGAGAGACCGCCATATCTGCCGGTTTCGCGTTCGACCGCCTCGAACTCGACCCGGCAGTCGCTCGCGAGGCAGCCGAGCAGATTCGGACGGACGGCTACCCCCGAAATGGTGTCCAGCAGGTTCACCTCCACGCCCTAGAGCGGGTCGCCGAGGCGGGGTACGACGCGGTCGCCGACGGCACCCGTCGCGACGACCGCGTTCCGTCGGTCTCGCGAGCCCAGGCCCAGAGCTTAGAGGACCGCCACGGCATCGAGTACATCGCCCCGCTGTCGGGATTCGGCCGGGGAGCGGTCGACCGGCTCGTCGAGCGCACCCTCGACGTGACTGTCGGCCCAAGCGAGGAGATCACGCGGGCCGACTACGAGGCCGAGATTCGGTCGATCATCGCCGCCGAGGACGGCCCGGAGGCGATCGGGGATCTGTTCCCCGACCACGAACAGACGCACGTGACCGGCGTCAGACGGAGCTGA
- a CDS encoding 30S ribosomal protein S19e, with translation MATMYDVPADALIDALAADLEDRLDEPDWAQFAKSGVDRELPPTQEDFWATRAASLLRKVADNGPIGVERLATEYGGGKSGSTRYRVAPDKRADGSRNLIRTILQQLEDEDLVETADGEGRRITAEGRSLLDETAGEVLEELDRPELERYA, from the coding sequence ATGGCTACGATGTACGACGTCCCGGCGGACGCGCTGATCGACGCGCTCGCCGCCGACCTCGAGGACCGGCTCGACGAACCAGACTGGGCGCAGTTCGCAAAGAGCGGTGTCGACCGCGAGCTCCCGCCGACCCAGGAAGACTTCTGGGCGACCCGCGCGGCGAGTCTGCTGCGGAAGGTTGCCGACAACGGCCCCATCGGTGTCGAGCGCCTCGCCACCGAGTACGGCGGCGGCAAGAGTGGCTCGACCCGCTACCGAGTCGCTCCGGACAAGCGAGCCGACGGCTCCCGGAACCTGATCCGAACGATCCTCCAGCAGCTAGAGGACGAAGACTTAGTCGAGACGGCCGACGGCGAGGGGCGGCGTATCACCGCCGAGGGCCGCAGCCTTCTCGACGAGACCGCAGGCGAGGTCTTAGAAGAGCTCGACCGACCGGAACTCGAGCGCTACGCGTAA
- the hisS gene encoding histidine--tRNA ligase, translating into MYDGIKGFPDFYPGEMAARRQTIDSLEDTARSYGFREIGTPALERAEMWTDKSGDDIVDELYAFEDQGGRHVTLTPELTPTVARMVVAKQQALSKPIKWFSTRSFWRYEQVQQGRQREFYQTNVDIFGSSEPEADAEILAWAADALTGLGLTGEHFEFRISHRDILGGVLETYDEDIEIDEAIRAVDKSDKLETAEYHDDLVAAGLTYEQAAEFDELIAGGELDDVVAFAENERVTDAVENLQAVLDAAADFGAREYCTISLETARGLDYYTGVVFECFDSAGEVSRSIFGGGRYDDLIESFGGQPTPAVGVAPGHATLPLLCQRAGVWPAEEVTTDYYVLQVGDTRPEAARIARDLRERGHVVESDVAGRSFGAQLNYADSINAETVVIAGEQDLANDEVTIKDMESGDQTQVPVGEFPGDIEQPTIADFE; encoded by the coding sequence ATGTACGACGGCATCAAGGGCTTTCCCGACTTCTACCCCGGCGAGATGGCTGCCAGACGGCAGACCATCGATAGCTTGGAAGACACCGCCCGCAGCTACGGCTTCCGCGAGATCGGCACGCCCGCGCTCGAACGCGCCGAGATGTGGACGGACAAGAGCGGCGACGATATCGTCGACGAACTGTACGCCTTCGAGGACCAGGGCGGGCGCCACGTGACGCTGACCCCGGAGCTGACGCCGACGGTCGCCCGGATGGTCGTCGCGAAACAGCAGGCGCTCTCGAAGCCGATCAAGTGGTTCTCGACGCGGTCGTTCTGGCGCTACGAGCAGGTCCAGCAGGGCCGCCAGCGCGAGTTCTACCAGACCAACGTCGACATCTTCGGCTCGAGCGAACCCGAGGCCGACGCCGAGATCCTCGCCTGGGCCGCCGACGCCCTCACCGGGCTGGGACTCACCGGCGAGCACTTCGAGTTCCGGATCTCCCATCGGGACATCTTGGGGGGCGTGCTCGAAACCTACGACGAAGATATCGAGATCGACGAGGCCATCCGCGCGGTCGACAAATCGGACAAACTCGAGACTGCGGAGTACCACGACGACCTCGTCGCGGCCGGGCTCACCTACGAGCAGGCCGCCGAGTTCGACGAGCTGATCGCCGGCGGCGAGTTAGACGACGTGGTCGCGTTCGCCGAGAACGAGCGCGTCACCGACGCCGTCGAGAACCTCCAGGCCGTCTTAGACGCCGCCGCGGACTTCGGTGCCCGCGAGTACTGTACGATCTCCCTCGAGACGGCCCGTGGACTGGACTACTACACCGGCGTCGTCTTCGAGTGCTTCGATTCGGCGGGCGAAGTCTCGCGGTCGATCTTCGGCGGCGGACGCTACGACGACTTGATCGAGAGCTTCGGCGGCCAGCCGACGCCCGCCGTCGGCGTCGCGCCCGGCCACGCGACTCTCCCCCTGCTGTGCCAGCGCGCCGGCGTCTGGCCCGCCGAGGAGGTCACCACGGACTACTACGTCCTCCAGGTCGGCGACACCCGCCCCGAGGCCGCCCGGATCGCCCGCGATCTGCGCGAGCGAGGTCACGTCGTCGAATCCGACGTCGCGGGCCGGTCGTTCGGCGCGCAGCTGAACTACGCCGACTCGATCAACGCCGAGACGGTCGTCATCGCCGGCGAACAAGACTTAGCGAACGACGAGGTGACCATAAAGGACATGGAAAGCGGTGACCAGACGCAGGTGCCAGTTGGGGAGTTCCCCGGAGACATAGAGCAGCCGACGATCGCGGACTTCGAGTAG
- a CDS encoding ABC transporter substrate-binding protein — MRVVTTLPSATEIVAALGVDPVGVSHECDHPPKAVLAPAITRSRIDADASSAEIDGQVLEVVSGGGSTDAEADDNSGVYDVDVETLDAIDPDIVVTQGLCDVCAVDEVVVADALSEITADPELLTTDPHTVTDVLDDVSQIGAAIGREERAATLRNELSGRIDAIREQTGDLDGSRPRVAIFDWTDPVMLAGHWTAELVEAAGGEYPVGVGERSRPREWDEIRAYDPEIIVVAPCGFDLEQTADNRSDLTDREGWDDLAAVRNGRVWAMDGDQYLNRPGPRLVETLEALAPIVRPEAFDDRDRPGESVAVPFDRLESIAA; from the coding sequence ATGCGAGTCGTCACGACGCTGCCTTCCGCGACGGAAATCGTCGCCGCGCTGGGAGTCGACCCAGTCGGCGTCTCCCACGAGTGCGATCACCCGCCGAAAGCGGTGTTGGCTCCCGCAATTACTCGATCTCGGATCGACGCCGACGCCTCGAGCGCGGAGATCGACGGGCAGGTTCTCGAGGTCGTGTCGGGAGGCGGATCGACCGATGCGGAAGCCGACGACAACTCGGGCGTCTACGACGTTGATGTCGAAACGCTCGACGCGATCGATCCCGACATCGTCGTTACCCAGGGACTGTGTGACGTCTGTGCAGTCGACGAGGTCGTCGTCGCCGACGCTCTCTCCGAGATCACTGCCGATCCCGAACTTCTCACAACCGATCCCCACACCGTTACGGACGTCCTCGACGACGTCTCACAGATTGGCGCGGCGATCGGCCGTGAGGAGCGGGCGGCCACGCTTCGGAACGAACTGAGTGGTCGAATCGACGCGATCCGTGAGCAGACGGGGGATCTCGATGGATCTCGTCCCCGTGTCGCGATCTTCGACTGGACCGACCCCGTCATGCTCGCTGGCCACTGGACTGCAGAGTTGGTCGAGGCGGCCGGCGGAGAGTACCCTGTGGGCGTCGGCGAGCGCTCCCGTCCGCGCGAGTGGGACGAGATTCGCGCCTACGATCCTGAGATAATTGTCGTCGCTCCCTGTGGGTTCGACCTCGAGCAGACGGCCGACAATCGGTCCGACCTGACGGATCGCGAGGGGTGGGACGACCTCGCTGCGGTTCGGAACGGTCGCGTTTGGGCGATGGACGGCGATCAGTACCTGAACCGGCCTGGCCCGCGTCTCGTCGAGACGCTCGAAGCTCTCGCTCCCATTGTTCGACCCGAAGCGTTCGACGACCGGGATCGGCCGGGCGAGTCGGTCGCAGTTCCGTTCGATCGGCTCGAGTCGATTGCAGCCTGA